Proteins from a single region of Pseudomonas ekonensis:
- a CDS encoding sensor histidine kinase yields the protein MDLKQSLSKRIVIVFALMSAVVAGVFAVGIVATVHVVEHKLTSTALSGGLRRLLSMDDISRWNHRPEKDELFYFEGGPGPLALTPALAALPPGFQEVTFGDDAFFAMVELVGGRKYVLLRDQESLEKREHLLFVVVTVGFLLSVLLALVLGRLLARRVMAPVIRLARQVRHRDQLLELAPPLHPDYAADEVGELALSFDQTLGRLRETLSREKLFTADVSHELRTPLMVLSGSCELLLANPSLDTRSAAQVNRIARASHEMRQLVDTFLMLARAQDDTGNDICATLRQVADAQAEIWGRLIREKGLAFFYDPNPTHSERFNLTFLQSVMGNLLRNAWHYTDKGYVRLTLTQSGFVVEDSGIGIPEEQRPAMFQPFVRGDERRGEGLGLGLSLVQRICTRQRWTVELTTREPNGCRFAVELTPPVQEAVGHPRLPPAA from the coding sequence ATGGATCTCAAGCAAAGCCTGAGCAAGCGCATCGTCATCGTGTTTGCCCTGATGAGCGCCGTCGTCGCGGGAGTGTTTGCCGTGGGCATCGTGGCCACCGTCCATGTGGTGGAGCACAAGCTGACGAGCACCGCCCTGAGCGGCGGATTACGCCGACTGTTGTCGATGGATGACATCAGCCGGTGGAACCATCGCCCGGAAAAGGATGAACTTTTCTACTTCGAGGGGGGGCCGGGGCCGTTGGCGCTCACCCCGGCGCTGGCGGCATTGCCGCCGGGCTTTCAGGAGGTGACGTTCGGCGACGATGCGTTCTTTGCCATGGTGGAACTGGTCGGCGGGCGCAAGTACGTGCTGCTGCGCGACCAGGAAAGCCTGGAGAAGCGCGAGCACCTGCTGTTCGTCGTGGTGACCGTCGGGTTTCTGCTGAGTGTTCTGCTGGCGCTGGTGCTGGGCCGTCTGCTGGCGCGCAGGGTGATGGCGCCGGTGATTCGCCTGGCGCGTCAGGTGCGTCACCGCGATCAGTTGCTGGAACTGGCGCCGCCGCTGCACCCGGACTACGCGGCCGATGAGGTGGGCGAGTTGGCGCTGTCGTTCGACCAGACGCTGGGGCGCCTGCGCGAGACCCTGAGCCGGGAAAAGCTGTTCACCGCCGACGTCAGCCACGAACTGCGCACGCCGCTGATGGTGCTGTCCGGTTCCTGCGAGCTGCTGCTCGCCAACCCTTCGCTGGATACACGCTCCGCTGCGCAGGTGAACCGTATCGCCAGGGCCAGCCATGAGATGCGCCAACTGGTGGACACCTTCCTGATGTTGGCCCGTGCCCAGGACGACACCGGCAACGACATCTGCGCCACGCTCAGGCAGGTGGCGGACGCCCAGGCGGAGATCTGGGGCCGGTTGATCCGGGAGAAGGGCCTGGCGTTTTTCTACGACCCGAACCCGACCCATTCGGAGCGCTTTAACCTGACGTTTCTGCAATCGGTGATGGGCAACCTGCTGCGCAATGCCTGGCACTACACGGATAAGGGCTACGTGCGCCTCACGCTGACGCAAAGCGGCTTCGTGGTGGAGGACAGCGGCATCGGCATCCCCGAGGAACAGCGCCCGGCGATGTTCCAGCCGTTCGTGCGAGGCGACGAGCGTCGTGGCGAAGGGCTCGGCCTGGGGCTGTCGCTGGTGCAGCGGATCTGCACCCGGCAGCGCTGGACGGTGGAGCTCACCACCCGCGAGCCCAACGGCTGCCGCTTCGCGGTGGAACTGACGCCGCCGGTTCAGGAGGCCGTCGGGCACCCCCGGTTGCCGCCCGCCGCCTGA
- a CDS encoding PqiC family protein: MASPLKTAVLAACLLLGACRSDPISFHTLTPAQPAADRSGPDIALEGISVPPQVDRPQIVIRQGNSGLAILETEWWGASLADELRSTLTDQMGNAGSPRKASVLIEIQRFDSVPGQYGLIDVKWQLRAAGGDGARLACRSTLRTPSGPSIDELVSAQQNNVKRLAALIIQAAGGNRGCPTAS, translated from the coding sequence ATGGCCTCACCGCTGAAAACCGCCGTGCTCGCCGCGTGCCTGCTGCTCGGCGCCTGCCGCAGCGACCCGATCAGCTTCCACACCCTGACCCCGGCGCAACCGGCCGCCGACCGCTCCGGCCCGGACATCGCCCTGGAAGGCATCAGCGTGCCGCCGCAGGTGGACCGGCCGCAGATCGTCATCCGCCAGGGCAACAGCGGCCTGGCGATCCTGGAAACCGAATGGTGGGGGGCGAGCCTGGCCGATGAGTTGCGCAGCACCCTGACCGATCAGATGGGCAATGCCGGCAGTCCGCGCAAGGCGTCGGTGCTGATCGAGATCCAGCGCTTCGATTCGGTGCCCGGCCAGTACGGGCTGATCGACGTCAAATGGCAGTTGCGGGCGGCGGGCGGCGACGGTGCGCGGCTCGCCTGCCGTTCGACCCTGCGCACGCCGTCCGGGCCGTCGATCGATGAGTTGGTGAGTGCCCAGCAGAACAACGTCAAACGCCTGGCCGCGCTGATCATTCAGGCGGCGGGCGGCAACCGGGGGTGCCCGACGGCCTCCTGA
- a CDS encoding intermembrane transport protein PqiB, producing METSAASPPPAPGPAPVKTRRFNVSLVWIVPIVAVLVGISLVVHNLMQEGPTITVSFKTGSGLTANKTEVKYRNVVIGHVTDVELSNDQKSVNATVKLSKQAETFTRKDSQFWVVRPRIGAGGVSGIDTLLSGDYIGADIGQSNSRAKHFTGLENPPPITYGEPGKRFNLHTQDLGSLDIGSPVYYRKIPVGQVVAYALDADGKGVTVEVFIHAPNDAYVTENTRFWNASGLDVNVGANGFAVKTESLSTLLVGGVAFRAPEYSPNDVAAEELKTFDLFDDQQTALAPPNGKPQYLSLRFDQALRGLKVDAPVEFLGMEVGRVVSVNLDFDEKKRSFPVNVGIVIYPQRLGQAHIKMLKVLKHNPEDEAAAVRLIGTFVENGLRAQARSGNLLTGQLYIALDFFPKAEKVAFDPTLRPIMIPTIPGSLEQLQEKLEAVIDKLNKLPVERIAGNLDGNLVELRKGLTQFNAKTLPGVQNTLSDVSKTLQSANSTLAEDSPQREQLTRTLDELGRMSRSLRELSDYLGRHPESLIRGRPDNAAPLDLKGPPRN from the coding sequence ATGGAGACGTCAGCCGCGAGCCCGCCGCCCGCACCCGGCCCCGCCCCGGTCAAGACCCGGCGCTTCAACGTGTCGCTGGTGTGGATCGTGCCGATCGTCGCGGTGCTGGTGGGCATATCGCTGGTGGTGCACAACCTGATGCAGGAAGGCCCGACCATCACCGTCTCGTTCAAGACCGGCAGCGGCCTGACCGCCAACAAGACCGAGGTCAAGTACCGCAACGTGGTGATCGGCCACGTGACCGACGTCGAGTTGAGCAACGACCAGAAAAGCGTCAACGCCACGGTCAAGCTGTCCAAGCAGGCCGAGACCTTCACCCGCAAGGACTCGCAGTTCTGGGTGGTGCGCCCGCGCATCGGCGCCGGCGGCGTGTCGGGCATCGACACGTTGCTCTCCGGCGACTACATCGGAGCCGACATCGGGCAGTCCAACAGCCGGGCCAAGCACTTCACCGGGCTGGAGAACCCGCCGCCGATCACCTACGGCGAACCGGGCAAGCGCTTCAATCTGCACACCCAGGACCTGGGCTCGCTGGACATCGGTTCGCCGGTCTACTACCGCAAGATCCCGGTGGGCCAGGTCGTCGCCTACGCGCTGGACGCCGACGGCAAAGGCGTGACCGTCGAAGTGTTCATCCATGCGCCCAACGATGCCTACGTGACCGAAAACACCCGGTTCTGGAACGCCAGCGGCCTGGACGTGAACGTCGGCGCCAACGGCTTCGCGGTCAAGACCGAATCGCTGTCCACCCTGCTGGTCGGCGGCGTCGCCTTCCGTGCGCCGGAGTACAGCCCCAACGACGTGGCGGCCGAAGAGCTCAAGACCTTCGACCTGTTCGACGACCAGCAGACCGCCCTCGCCCCGCCCAACGGCAAGCCGCAATACCTGAGCCTGCGGTTCGACCAGGCGCTGCGCGGGCTCAAGGTCGATGCGCCGGTGGAGTTCCTCGGCATGGAAGTGGGCCGGGTGGTGAGCGTCAACCTGGACTTCGACGAAAAGAAACGCAGCTTCCCGGTCAACGTCGGCATCGTGATCTACCCGCAGCGCCTGGGCCAGGCCCACATCAAGATGCTCAAGGTGCTCAAGCACAATCCTGAGGACGAAGCCGCCGCCGTGCGGCTGATCGGCACCTTCGTCGAGAACGGCCTGCGCGCCCAGGCCCGCAGCGGCAACCTTTTGACCGGCCAGCTGTACATCGCCCTGGACTTCTTTCCGAAAGCCGAAAAGGTCGCGTTCGACCCGACCCTGCGTCCCATCATGATCCCGACCATCCCCGGCAGCCTCGAACAGTTGCAGGAGAAGCTCGAAGCCGTGATCGACAAGCTCAACAAGCTGCCGGTGGAACGGATCGCCGGCAACCTGGACGGCAACCTGGTGGAACTGCGCAAAGGCCTGACCCAGTTCAACGCCAAGACGCTGCCCGGCGTGCAGAACACCCTGTCCGACGTGAGCAAGACCTTGCAGTCGGCCAATTCGACCCTGGCCGAAGACTCGCCGCAGCGCGAACAGCTGACCCGCACGCTGGATGAACTCGGACGCATGTCGCGCTCGCTGCGCGAACTCTCGGATTACCTGGGCCGGCACCCGGAATCCTTGATCCGCGGACGTCCCGACAACGCCGCGCCGCTGGACCTCAAAGGTCCGCCGCGCAACTGA
- a CDS encoding NAD(P)/FAD-dependent oxidoreductase, producing the protein MNQYTQEHTRSYYAASARAASPYPVLDSDLVADVCVIGGGFTGVNTAIELAQRGLSVVLLEGRRIGWGASGRNGGQLIRGIGHDVEGFARHVGSDGVRYLQQAGIDSVELVRRRIAEHGIECDLRWGFCELANTAAQFEAFKAEQDSLAKSGYAHETRLVAPEQIRRQVVNAGVYQGGLIDMGSGHLHPLDLVQGEARVAAGLGVRIFEQSQVQEIVHGDTVQVRCAQGTVRAGRLVLGCNAHLDGLEQKLSGKVLPAGSYIIATEPLSPERAAELIPQNLALCDQKVGLDYYRLSADRRLLFGGACHYSGRDPADIAAYMRPKMLKVFPQLADVRIDYQWGGKIGITANRFPQVGRLKQHPNVFYAQGYSGHGLNVTHWCAKLLGEAIHAGHSQGMDVFSGVPHMTFPGGPALRSPLLALGMFWYRLREILG; encoded by the coding sequence ATGAATCAGTACACCCAGGAACATACCCGCTCCTACTACGCCGCCTCGGCCCGCGCGGCCTCGCCCTACCCGGTTCTGGACAGCGACCTCGTCGCCGACGTCTGCGTGATCGGCGGCGGCTTCACCGGCGTCAACACCGCCATCGAACTGGCGCAACGCGGCCTCTCGGTGGTGTTGCTGGAGGGCCGGCGGATCGGCTGGGGCGCCAGCGGGCGCAACGGCGGGCAGTTGATCCGTGGCATCGGCCATGACGTCGAAGGCTTCGCCCGCCACGTCGGCAGCGACGGCGTACGCTACCTTCAACAGGCCGGGATCGACTCGGTGGAGCTGGTGCGCCGGCGCATCGCCGAGCACGGCATCGAGTGCGACCTGCGCTGGGGCTTCTGCGAACTGGCCAACACCGCCGCGCAGTTCGAGGCGTTCAAGGCCGAACAGGACAGCCTGGCGAAATCTGGCTATGCCCATGAGACGCGGCTGGTGGCGCCGGAACAGATCCGCCGGCAGGTGGTGAACGCCGGGGTCTACCAGGGCGGCCTGATCGACATGGGCTCGGGCCACCTGCACCCGCTGGACCTGGTGCAGGGCGAAGCCCGGGTGGCCGCTGGGCTGGGGGTACGGATCTTCGAGCAGAGCCAGGTGCAGGAGATCGTCCACGGCGACACCGTGCAGGTGCGCTGCGCCCAAGGCACCGTGCGCGCCGGCCGCCTGGTGCTGGGCTGCAACGCACACCTGGACGGGCTCGAACAGAAACTCAGCGGCAAGGTGCTGCCCGCCGGCAGCTACATCATCGCCACCGAGCCCCTGTCGCCGGAGCGTGCCGCCGAACTGATCCCGCAGAACCTGGCGCTGTGCGACCAGAAAGTCGGCCTCGACTACTACCGGCTCTCGGCGGACCGTCGCCTGCTGTTCGGCGGCGCCTGCCACTATTCCGGGCGGGACCCGGCGGACATCGCCGCGTACATGCGGCCGAAGATGCTCAAGGTGTTCCCGCAACTGGCCGATGTGCGCATCGATTACCAGTGGGGCGGCAAGATCGGCATCACCGCCAACCGCTTTCCGCAGGTCGGCCGGCTCAAGCAGCACCCGAACGTGTTCTACGCCCAGGGCTACTCCGGCCATGGCCTGAACGTCACCCACTGGTGCGCGAAACTGCTCGGCGAGGCGATCCACGCCGGCCACAGCCAAGGCATGGACGTGTTCAGCGGCGTGCCGCACATGACCTTCCCCGGCGGCCCGGCCCTGCGCTCGCCGCTGCTGGCGCTGGGCATGTTCTGGTACCGCCTGCGGGAAATCCTCGGCTGA
- a CDS encoding polyamine ABC transporter substrate-binding protein, with amino-acid sequence MRPLKSMIPAALALLCSAAVQAQPQVSVYNWTDYIGETTLADFQASSGIKVIYDVFDSNETLEGKLLAGRTGYDVVVPSNHFLARQVKAGAFLKLDRSQLPNWKNLDPKLLALLEKNDAGNEHSVPYLWGTNGIGYNVDKVKQVLGVDRIDSWAVLFEPQNLKKLTQCGVSMMDSADEVFPAVLNYMGLDPRSESPDDYKKAEEKLLSIRPYITYFHSSKYVSDLANGDICVAFGYSGDVFQAANRAKEAKNGVNIAYAIPKEGANLWFDLLAIPADASNPKEAHAFINYLLDPQVIAKVSASVGYANPNPAAKPYMDAELVNNPEVYPSQAVLDKLYISSTPPQSIMRLMTRSWSKVKSNK; translated from the coding sequence ATGCGTCCGTTGAAATCCATGATCCCCGCCGCCCTCGCGCTGCTGTGCAGCGCCGCGGTCCAGGCCCAACCCCAGGTCAGCGTCTACAACTGGACCGACTACATCGGCGAGACCACCCTCGCCGACTTCCAGGCCAGCAGCGGGATCAAGGTGATCTACGACGTCTTCGACTCCAACGAAACCCTGGAAGGCAAACTGCTCGCCGGCCGCACCGGCTACGACGTAGTGGTGCCCTCCAACCACTTCCTGGCCCGCCAGGTGAAGGCCGGCGCGTTCCTCAAACTCGACCGTTCGCAATTGCCGAACTGGAAGAACCTCGACCCCAAACTGCTGGCCCTGCTGGAAAAGAACGACGCCGGCAACGAACACTCCGTGCCTTACCTCTGGGGCACCAACGGCATCGGCTACAACGTCGACAAGGTCAAGCAAGTGCTGGGCGTCGACCGCATCGACTCCTGGGCCGTGCTGTTCGAGCCGCAGAACCTGAAGAAACTCACCCAGTGCGGCGTGTCGATGATGGACTCGGCCGACGAAGTCTTCCCCGCCGTCCTCAACTACATGGGCCTGGATCCGCGCAGCGAAAGCCCGGACGACTACAAGAAGGCCGAAGAGAAACTGCTGAGCATCCGCCCCTACATCACCTACTTCCACTCCTCCAAGTACGTGTCGGACCTGGCCAACGGCGACATCTGCGTGGCGTTCGGCTATTCCGGCGACGTGTTCCAGGCCGCCAACCGCGCCAAGGAAGCCAAGAACGGCGTGAACATCGCCTACGCGATCCCCAAGGAAGGCGCCAACCTGTGGTTCGACCTGCTGGCCATCCCCGCCGACGCCAGCAACCCCAAAGAAGCCCACGCCTTCATCAATTACCTGCTCGACCCGCAAGTGATCGCCAAGGTCAGCGCCTCGGTGGGCTACGCCAACCCCAACCCTGCGGCCAAGCCGTACATGGACGCCGAGCTGGTCAACAACCCTGAGGTCTACCCGTCCCAGGCGGTGCTCGACAAGCTCTACATCTCCTCTACCCCGCCCCAGTCGATCATGCGTCTGATGACCCGGTCCTGGAGCAAAGTGAAGTCGAACAAATGA
- a CDS encoding glutamine synthetase family protein → MNAPFDQLFTWLKDHKITEVECVVSDLTGIARGKIAPTNKFLHERGMRLPESVLLQTVTGDFVDDDIYYDLLDPADIDMVCKPVSDAVYVVPWAIEPTAIVIHDTFDKFGNPIELSPRNVLKKVLQLYTDKGWKPIVAPEMEFYLTQRCEDPDLPLKAPLGRSGRAESGRQSFSIDAANEFDPLFEDVYDWCELQGLDLDTLIHEDGPAQMEINFRHGDALDLADQITVFKRTLREAALKHNVTATFMAKPIGDEPGSAMHLHQSVVDIATGQPIFADDDGSMSTLFRHHIGGLQKFIPKVLPMFAPNVNSFRRFLPDTSAPVNVEWGEENRTVGLRVPTSGPESMRVENRLPGADANPYLAIAASLLCGYIGMVEGVEPSAAVEGRAYERRNLRLPITIEDALTQMEECETVAGYLGDKFVRGYVAVKRAEHENFKRVISSWEREFLLLSV, encoded by the coding sequence ATGAACGCCCCTTTCGATCAGCTGTTCACATGGCTGAAAGATCACAAGATTACCGAAGTGGAATGCGTGGTCAGCGACCTGACCGGCATCGCCCGCGGCAAGATCGCACCGACCAACAAGTTCCTGCATGAGCGAGGCATGCGCCTGCCGGAGAGTGTGCTGCTGCAAACGGTAACCGGGGATTTCGTCGACGACGACATCTACTACGACCTGCTCGACCCGGCCGACATCGACATGGTCTGCAAACCGGTGAGCGACGCGGTGTACGTGGTGCCGTGGGCCATCGAGCCGACTGCCATCGTGATCCACGACACCTTCGACAAGTTCGGCAACCCGATCGAACTGTCGCCGCGCAACGTGCTGAAAAAGGTTCTGCAGCTGTACACCGACAAGGGCTGGAAGCCGATCGTGGCGCCGGAAATGGAGTTCTACCTGACCCAGCGCTGCGAAGACCCGGACCTGCCGCTCAAGGCGCCGCTGGGCCGTTCGGGACGGGCCGAGAGCGGTCGCCAGTCGTTTTCCATCGACGCGGCCAACGAGTTCGACCCGCTGTTCGAAGACGTCTACGACTGGTGCGAACTGCAAGGCCTGGATCTGGACACGCTGATCCACGAAGACGGCCCGGCGCAGATGGAGATCAACTTTCGCCACGGCGACGCGCTGGACCTGGCCGACCAGATCACCGTGTTCAAACGCACCCTGCGCGAGGCGGCGCTCAAGCACAACGTCACCGCCACCTTCATGGCCAAGCCGATCGGCGACGAGCCCGGCAGCGCCATGCACCTGCACCAGAGCGTGGTGGACATCGCCACCGGCCAGCCGATCTTCGCCGACGACGACGGCTCCATGAGCACGCTGTTCCGCCACCACATCGGCGGCCTGCAGAAGTTCATCCCCAAGGTGCTGCCGATGTTCGCGCCGAACGTGAACTCGTTCCGCCGCTTCCTGCCGGACACCTCGGCGCCGGTCAATGTCGAATGGGGCGAAGAGAACCGCACCGTCGGCCTGCGGGTGCCGACATCGGGGCCGGAATCGATGCGCGTGGAAAACCGCCTGCCCGGCGCTGACGCCAACCCGTACCTGGCCATCGCCGCCAGTCTGCTGTGCGGCTACATCGGCATGGTCGAAGGCGTCGAGCCGAGCGCTGCCGTGGAAGGCCGGGCCTATGAACGGCGCAACCTGCGCCTGCCGATCACCATCGAAGACGCCCTGACCCAGATGGAAGAGTGCGAGACCGTCGCCGGCTACCTGGGCGACAAGTTCGTGCGCGGCTACGTGGCGGTCAAACGGGCCGAGCACGAGAACTTCAAGCGGGTGATCAGTTCCTGGGAGCGGGAATTCCTGCTGCTGAGCGTCTGA
- a CDS encoding helix-turn-helix domain-containing protein, with translation MTTCNPIQVQAFDTADVTEQIRATPGWVQHYQQMSPGHFAGRIRYLDLEGVEVYEEQMNTRVEQNFSAPPGALAFCFDRSDNALYLLNEESRNIWITPENYQEIAVVFGPDFVRQHGLDVARLEGLFMAPLNGGQNALFSRWLSATLTRLAQTFDPTTKDALTLQLLEDCLFILDNARLCLDRGAQQRRADERMIMKRVGEWAADSPEETVNLLELSQVAGVSLRQLQQAFKAYTGMSPTHWLRLRRLNSARRELLNRSGGATTVAEVAMNWSFWHLGRFSNSYRALFKELPSETLKRGNK, from the coding sequence ATGACAACGTGTAATCCGATCCAGGTCCAAGCCTTCGACACCGCCGACGTCACCGAACAGATCCGCGCCACGCCGGGTTGGGTGCAGCATTACCAGCAGATGTCGCCGGGGCATTTCGCCGGGCGTATCCGCTACCTGGACCTTGAGGGCGTGGAGGTCTACGAAGAGCAGATGAACACCCGGGTCGAGCAGAATTTCAGTGCGCCGCCGGGGGCGCTGGCGTTCTGTTTCGACCGCAGCGACAACGCGCTCTACCTGCTCAACGAAGAGAGCCGCAACATCTGGATCACCCCGGAGAACTACCAGGAGATCGCCGTGGTGTTCGGCCCCGACTTCGTCCGCCAGCACGGCCTGGACGTGGCGCGGCTGGAAGGGCTGTTCATGGCGCCGCTCAACGGCGGGCAGAACGCGTTGTTCAGCCGCTGGCTCAGTGCGACCCTGACCCGGCTGGCGCAGACCTTCGACCCGACGACCAAAGACGCGCTGACCCTTCAGTTGCTGGAGGACTGCCTGTTCATCCTCGACAACGCCCGGCTGTGCCTGGACCGCGGTGCCCAGCAACGCAGGGCCGACGAGCGGATGATCATGAAGCGCGTGGGCGAATGGGCGGCGGACTCGCCGGAGGAAACCGTCAACCTGCTGGAGCTATCGCAGGTCGCCGGGGTGTCGCTGCGCCAGTTGCAGCAAGCGTTCAAGGCCTACACGGGCATGTCCCCGACCCACTGGCTGCGCCTGCGCAGGCTCAACAGCGCCCGGCGTGAACTGCTCAACCGCAGCGGCGGGGCAACCACCGTAGCGGAAGTGGCCATGAACTGGTCGTTCTGGCACTTGGGGCGGTTCTCCAACAGTTACCGGGCGCTGTTTAAAGAGTTGCCCAGCGAGACGCTGAAACGGGGCAATAAGTAA
- a CDS encoding alpha-xenorhabdolysin family binary toxin subunit A, giving the protein MAVPLNEKDSANTLPQAVLHLIAGQYPGVARDAGLLTKEDVIKIKQYVKKGLSLPGELPEVESYLKYKKIDIAGLEPVDIQGLFKKIRIHAASWDAVESKILQQSIDLTSAAKNIVSSGGEILSVIKEMPIMERVRTTLGQMTGNDLAGIKYTSDDGEVATAVTQIIRLMKVDIQRQQAATRELKERISNFKIELAGGDLSSGKRVFGLQSEVKGKYDLMERNNLLASIADSRETLKEKKARITQLDKDYDYYVGMSFSGGLPILWPITGSIFGPKAESARKERNALKDEVDALQASVSAKQSLQSAIESSMSNFGDIGIRMAGAEAALNILNTMWQTILSKIDASASQFERIDDALRLTTFVAEFALVIDPWRDVKNTAGELLETFNQALDEYKKNFK; this is encoded by the coding sequence ATGGCTGTTCCATTGAACGAAAAAGATAGCGCCAACACACTTCCCCAGGCCGTCCTGCATCTGATCGCCGGGCAATATCCGGGGGTCGCCCGCGATGCCGGGCTGCTGACCAAAGAAGATGTCATCAAGATCAAACAGTATGTGAAGAAGGGCCTGTCGCTGCCCGGCGAGCTGCCGGAGGTCGAGTCCTACCTCAAGTACAAGAAGATCGACATCGCCGGGCTCGAACCGGTCGACATCCAGGGCCTGTTCAAGAAGATCAGGATCCACGCCGCCAGTTGGGACGCGGTGGAAAGCAAGATCCTGCAGCAGAGCATCGACCTGACGTCCGCCGCCAAGAACATCGTCAGCAGCGGCGGCGAGATCCTGTCGGTGATCAAGGAAATGCCGATCATGGAGCGCGTCCGCACGACGCTCGGGCAAATGACCGGCAATGACCTGGCCGGCATCAAGTACACCTCGGACGACGGCGAGGTCGCCACGGCGGTGACGCAAATCATCCGGTTGATGAAGGTCGACATCCAGCGTCAGCAGGCGGCGACCCGGGAGCTCAAGGAGCGCATCTCGAACTTCAAGATCGAGCTGGCCGGCGGCGACCTGTCGAGCGGCAAGCGGGTGTTCGGGCTGCAATCGGAGGTCAAGGGCAAGTACGACCTGATGGAGCGCAACAACCTGCTCGCGTCGATCGCCGACTCCCGGGAAACCCTCAAGGAGAAGAAAGCCCGGATCACCCAGCTGGACAAGGACTACGACTACTACGTGGGCATGTCCTTTTCCGGTGGCTTGCCGATCCTGTGGCCGATCACCGGGTCGATCTTCGGGCCGAAGGCCGAGAGCGCGAGGAAGGAGCGCAATGCCCTGAAGGATGAGGTCGATGCCCTGCAAGCGTCGGTCAGCGCCAAGCAGAGCCTGCAAAGCGCCATCGAAAGCTCGATGTCCAACTTCGGCGACATCGGCATCCGCATGGCCGGGGCCGAAGCGGCGCTGAACATCCTCAATACGATGTGGCAAACCATCCTCAGCAAGATCGACGCGTCCGCGTCGCAGTTCGAGCGCATCGACGATGCGTTGCGCCTGACCACGTTCGTGGCCGAGTTCGCCCTGGTGATCGACCCGTGGCGCGATGTGAAGAACACCGCCGGCGAGTTGCTGGAGACCTTCAACCAGGCGCTGGACGAATACAAAAAGAACTTCAAGTGA
- a CDS encoding alpha-xenorhabdolysin family binary toxin subunit B, whose product MNGATPIHTQNMPAIDVKKIVQTIRDIATLARFRHERDDVLQERAHQVAAYLNNTDRTLRESFPVLLTALDSASGQSHFAALEELWDALGRHDLSAEDRALVSDEVRNLKATVEAMLDRVETRFCECARRLENEVHSVYKVEIDGRADDPLKVAKSRKTRILAELNEHARNKALCTEQRDTLIKAQEVIREFNLADMYKNYIPSGEALDGIDMENPKKEAVKQGIELVRKVLGMVSEGIKYMELATARGNLDREIEAIAQQEERLNDELDSAEDGLSDALAVVEISRRRRIAGEEVMAVANVWKGFAMAVERLRSTDYTPRDLTTLLNRYHVHIETLSIDYNAILID is encoded by the coding sequence ATGAACGGCGCAACCCCGATCCACACCCAGAACATGCCTGCCATCGACGTGAAGAAGATCGTGCAGACCATCCGCGACATCGCGACCCTGGCGCGCTTTCGCCACGAACGGGACGATGTCCTGCAGGAGCGGGCGCATCAGGTCGCGGCTTACCTGAACAACACCGACCGTACCTTGCGCGAGTCGTTTCCGGTGCTGTTGACCGCCCTGGACAGCGCCAGCGGCCAAAGTCATTTCGCCGCCCTCGAGGAGCTGTGGGACGCCCTGGGCAGGCATGACTTGAGCGCCGAGGACCGCGCGCTCGTGAGCGATGAGGTGCGCAACCTCAAGGCCACCGTCGAGGCGATGCTCGACCGCGTCGAGACGCGGTTCTGCGAATGCGCCCGGCGTCTGGAGAACGAGGTGCACAGTGTCTACAAGGTGGAGATCGACGGGCGGGCGGACGATCCGCTCAAGGTCGCCAAATCCCGCAAGACCCGGATCCTCGCCGAGCTGAACGAACATGCGCGCAACAAGGCTCTGTGCACCGAACAGCGGGACACGCTGATCAAGGCGCAGGAGGTGATCCGCGAGTTCAACCTGGCCGACATGTACAAGAACTACATCCCGTCGGGCGAAGCCCTCGACGGCATCGATATGGAGAACCCGAAGAAGGAAGCGGTGAAGCAGGGCATCGAGCTCGTCCGCAAAGTGCTGGGCATGGTGTCCGAGGGCATCAAGTACATGGAACTGGCCACCGCCCGCGGCAACCTGGACAGGGAAATCGAGGCCATCGCCCAGCAAGAGGAGCGGCTCAACGATGAACTCGACAGTGCCGAGGACGGGTTGTCGGACGCGCTGGCGGTCGTCGAGATCAGCCGTCGCCGGCGGATCGCGGGCGAGGAGGTGATGGCCGTGGCCAACGTCTGGAAGGGCTTTGCGATGGCGGTGGAGCGGCTGCGCAGCACGGACTACACGCCCAGGGACCTGACGACCCTGCTGAACCGCTATCACGTTCATATTGAGACGCTGAGCATCGACTACAACGCGATCCTGATCGACTGA